In Mytilus edulis chromosome 3, xbMytEdul2.2, whole genome shotgun sequence, the genomic window GGTTGTGTTACTTCGGCTACTAAATctgcaaaaataaaaagaatatcttGTCAAAATACTATCTCCTGTATAAAACTTAAAACTCTTCAAATGGAAAATAATAGCATCACTTGGCATTTCAGGGAATAAAACGATTTTACTTGAAAACAAAAGTATGTGTGTGATTCTCAgttacaaatatgaaaaatcatgCTATGAGAAGAAAGCCCTACTAGTAAAATTTTATAATGAGATTCTTAGAATTTTTCAACATATTATATTTCTTTTGTGAAATTTGATAAAATCtccattatgattttttttactttagatgTAATACTTATAACAATTAGCATTTTATATTCTCATCTATCTATATACCTACAGTCACATTCATTTAACCATTCCATGTCTCTGTCATGAATTTCCTTGTCACTTAAATCTTTttcatcttaaaaaaataaaagcattaaatataaaaaaaaaaaaaaagaagatgtggtatgattgccaatgagacaactatccacaaaagaccgaaatgacacagatattaacaactataggtcaccgtacggccttcaacaatgagcaaagcccataccgcatatagtctgctataaaaggccccgataggacaatgtaaaacatttcaaacgagaaaacttaaggccttatttatgttaaaaaaaatgaacgaaaaacaaataagtaacacataaacaaaagacaatcactgagaattacaggctcctgacttgggacaggcacatacataaataatgtggcggggttaaacatgttagcggtatcccaaccctccccctaaactgggacagtggtataacagtacaacataagaacaaactataaaaatcagtggtAAAAGGCttcactcatcagatggacaaaaatacaagtggacgtggccgggtacttatacatcccgacacaaaatgACACAATGAACAGCTGTTCAGATAAAGAATTACAATGTTATGTTACTGGTTTAATcctgaaatttatttataaagctTTGATTTTTCTTCTCAAAACACTTTTTTATTGGAACACatcatatttttctaaatatGGAAAACATAACTGAGTTGAAAGAAATAGCTTGTGTCTAGTCAAATACAATGTAACATACATGTGCAAAATCTGAAatactataaaaagtaaaatcacaaaactgaGGTTGTAAGTTCAAATCCTAAACGTGGCAGGTGCACTCAACTTAAGtagcgttaaacaccaatcactcaatcaaaaaagttattttaaGCACAAACGTAAACTTAATGTTGGCACCACCGAGGTCAAAAAGGGAATTGTTGTGTTACAAAAAAACACTGCAGACTTGACAATAAAAAGGTTTATCAAAAGTGTTCTACTTCTAAAGCAGATTTACCTTCTTCAACTGAAGAGTTGCCGACATGCTCTGTCAAAGCTTTACCATACTGTCTTAATTGTTCTATAAGTCTGGCATATAAATCAGCGTCATCTCTACCACCACTAATGCTACCCCCAAAATATATTTCCCTCGACATTGTTGCTGTAAAAACAAATCTAATATTAATaaattgtagaaaaaaacaaattcaaacataCCTTACTCCAGGGCAAATTCAAAGAGAGAAGTCAATGAAAACTAACAAAATCAAACGATATTAAATCAAAGAAACGATTGAAAAACAATTTCTATATGACTTGATTCAGGAATTTTCTGAAGGAAGATATAGAATAAACCagattttatagctagccaaaccttccACTTTTATTACAGTTACATTAATAGTTATTCCAGAGTTACATAAAAggattcggcacgaaacggggaAAAAAGCTCGGcagagcctcgcatttccccgtttctaggcctcatccttatatcgttgatatgtcaagtcaatgcactattattgtctatgtataTGCAGAGTTACATaaagggcatttttttttttacattgaaatacaCTACTGTCACTATTCAAAATAGTAAACAGTCAGTATAATAATGATTTTAATGTTGTGGTTAACATTGACTATGGATAATAGTAGCCAGGGTTTGAGACAATAGTGCACGACCCGAAGGGGAGTGCACTATTTTCTCAAACCCTGGCTACTTTTTTCGCATAGTCAATGTTAAACAcaacattattatataaatattatgttaaaaGTTAAATGTTGCATAAATGTTCAGCAAGTCATAAAACACATTATGTATTTCATGATACTCAGT contains:
- the LOC139518183 gene encoding putative 2'-deoxynucleoside 5'-phosphate N-hydrolase 1; protein product: MVKIGLNCTFVCSIPDKAYSWASLATMSREIYFGGSISGGRDDADLYARLIEQLRQYGKALTEHVGNSSVEEDEKDLSDKEIHDRDMEWLNECDYLVAEVTQPSLGVGYEIGRAVDLKKTILCLFRPQSGKGELISLIFI